A section of the Rhodobacter sp. genome encodes:
- a CDS encoding circularly permuted type 2 ATP-grasp protein produces the protein MSIFFNEMMTGGAVRPPYAQLQDWVSQMPADLRNLKQAEAEALFRRIGITFAVYGEGGDPDRLIPFDMFPRVFSAQEWFRLERGIKQRARALNAFLADVYDRGEIVRAGRIPARLVYLNEAYEKAVAGIRPSKGVYSHIVGIDLVRTGPDEFYVLEDNCRTPSGVSYMLENREIMMRMFPDLFRQNRIQPVEAYPELLRRTLASVAPEGCAGDPTIAILTPGHYNSAYYEHSFLADMMGVELVEGQDLFVEGKHVWMRTTQGPKQVDVIYRRIDDAFLDPLCFRPDSMLGVPGLMDVYRSGGVSICSAPGAGVADDKAVYTYVPEMVRFYLGEEPILQNVPTWQCAKADDLSHVLDNLADLVVKEVHGSGGYGMLVGPKSTREQIEAFRAKIVADPDNYIAQPTLALSTVPSFVEEGVAPRHVDLRPYCLVGERIELVPGGLTRVALREGSLVVNSSQGGGVKDTWVLAE, from the coding sequence ATGAGCATATTCTTCAACGAAATGATGACCGGCGGCGCGGTTCGCCCACCGTATGCGCAGTTGCAGGACTGGGTCAGCCAGATGCCCGCCGACTTGCGCAACCTCAAGCAGGCCGAGGCCGAGGCCCTGTTCCGGCGCATCGGCATCACCTTTGCCGTCTATGGCGAGGGAGGCGATCCCGACCGGCTGATCCCCTTCGACATGTTCCCCCGCGTGTTCAGCGCGCAGGAATGGTTCCGGCTGGAACGCGGCATCAAGCAACGCGCCCGCGCCCTGAACGCCTTTCTGGCCGATGTCTACGACCGGGGCGAGATCGTCCGCGCGGGCCGCATCCCTGCCCGGCTGGTCTATCTGAACGAGGCCTATGAAAAGGCCGTCGCCGGCATCCGCCCGTCCAAGGGGGTCTATTCGCATATCGTCGGCATCGACCTGGTGCGCACCGGGCCTGACGAGTTCTATGTGCTCGAGGACAACTGCCGCACGCCCTCGGGTGTCAGCTACATGCTGGAAAACCGCGAGATCATGATGCGGATGTTCCCCGACCTGTTCCGCCAGAACCGCATCCAGCCGGTCGAGGCCTATCCCGAACTCCTGCGCCGCACGCTGGCCTCGGTCGCGCCCGAGGGCTGCGCCGGCGATCCGACGATCGCGATCCTGACCCCGGGGCACTACAATTCGGCCTATTACGAGCACAGCTTCCTGGCCGACATGATGGGCGTCGAACTGGTCGAGGGGCAGGACCTGTTCGTCGAGGGCAAGCACGTCTGGATGCGCACCACCCAGGGACCGAAACAGGTTGACGTGATTTACCGGCGTATCGACGACGCCTTTCTGGACCCGCTCTGCTTTCGACCCGATTCGATGCTGGGCGTGCCGGGTCTGATGGACGTCTACCGCTCGGGCGGGGTGTCGATCTGTTCGGCCCCCGGGGCGGGCGTCGCGGATGACAAGGCCGTCTACACCTATGTCCCCGAGATGGTGCGCTTCTATCTGGGCGAGGAGCCGATCTTGCAGAACGTGCCCACCTGGCAATGCGCCAAGGCCGATGACCTAAGCCATGTGCTGGACAACCTCGCGGACCTGGTGGTCAAGGAGGTCCACGGCTCGGGGGGATACGGGATGCTGGTGGGGCCGAAATCGACGCGCGAGCAGATCGAGGCGTTCCGCGCCAAGATCGTCGCCGACCCTGACAACTACATCGCCCAGCCGACCCTGGCGCTGTCCACCGTGCCGTCCTTTGTCGAGGAAGGCGTGGCGCCGCGGCATGTGGACCTGCGCCCCTATTGCCTGGTGGGCGAACGCATCGAACTGGTGCCCGGCGGGCTGACCCGGGTGGCGCTGCGCGAGGGCTCGCTGGTGGTGAATTCAAGCCAGGGCGGCGGCGTCAAGGACACCTGGGTGCTGGCGGAATGA
- a CDS encoding alpha-E domain-containing protein yields the protein MLSRTADNLYWLARYMERAETVARLLEVGERMALLPNSEQGYRNEWEALLHAGGMADTFARKYGDPVQRNIESHLFYDTENPSSVASCIGRARENGRIVRTALTTQVWDALNTAFQELRALQRAPRRDGSLDQLTEWTRRHTAMVRGAIDATLLRNDGWDFLNLGYYLERADATARLLDVKYYVLLPHVDFVGSGLDNYQWRMLLRAMGLHRAFHWAEGGEISATKIANFLILNDKTPRGLITCVDGISHHLDRLRQAYGVSTPAQAAGRALLAGMSGITVAEIFDEGLHEFLTRFIREAGEVGQQIHDSYLSGDMR from the coding sequence ATGCTGAGCAGAACCGCGGACAACCTGTATTGGCTGGCGCGCTACATGGAGCGCGCGGAAACCGTGGCGCGGCTTCTGGAAGTGGGCGAGCGGATGGCGCTGCTGCCCAATTCGGAACAGGGCTACCGCAACGAATGGGAGGCGCTGCTGCACGCCGGCGGCATGGCCGACACCTTTGCGCGCAAATACGGCGACCCGGTGCAGCGCAACATCGAGAGCCATCTGTTCTACGACACCGAGAACCCCTCGTCCGTGGCCTCGTGCATCGGGCGGGCGCGCGAGAACGGGCGCATCGTGCGCACCGCGCTGACGACGCAGGTCTGGGACGCGCTGAACACCGCCTTTCAAGAGCTGCGCGCCTTGCAGCGTGCGCCGCGACGCGACGGGTCGCTGGACCAGCTCACGGAATGGACCCGGCGGCACACGGCGATGGTGCGCGGCGCCATCGACGCCACCTTGCTGCGCAACGACGGCTGGGATTTCCTGAACCTCGGGTATTATCTGGAACGCGCGGACGCGACGGCGCGGCTGCTGGACGTGAAATACTATGTCCTGCTGCCGCACGTCGATTTCGTCGGGTCGGGGCTGGACAATTACCAGTGGCGGATGCTGTTGCGCGCGATGGGCCTGCACCGTGCCTTTCACTGGGCCGAGGGCGGCGAGATCAGCGCGACCAAGATCGCCAACTTCCTGATCCTGAACGACAAGACCCCGCGCGGGTTGATCACCTGCGTGGACGGGATCAGCCACCATCTGGACCGGCTGCGGCAAGCCTATGGGGTCTCGACCCCGGCGCAGGCCGCGGGGCGCGCCCTGCTGGCCGGGATGTCGGGCATCACCGTGGCCGAAATCTTCGACGAGGGGCTGCACGAGTTCCTCACCCGGTTCATCCGCGAGGCGGGCGAGGTCGGCCAGCAGATTCATGACAGCTATCTCAGCGGGGACATGCGATGA
- a CDS encoding transglutaminase family protein produces the protein MRLTVDHVTSYLYEQPVRLVVQSHRLTPTLCRNQSVLDWTVTVSDGLEGGAFRDGAGDWVQGWTVRGPVSRIDVTVRGTVETHDRSGILRGNREGIPVTAWLDETAPTRPDTVLREMAAAGDGADALALAHDLSARVAAAIAYRPGATHAHTTAAEALALGEGVCQDHAHALIALARLRDLPARYVSGYLFADAEGTAHEAAHAWAEIWIDTLGWVGFDPANRCCPDERYIRLGCGADARAAAPIRGIARGGAREVMEIAVAVAAAQQ, from the coding sequence ATGAGGCTGACTGTCGATCACGTCACCAGCTATCTTTACGAGCAACCGGTGCGGCTGGTGGTGCAAAGCCACCGGCTGACGCCCACCCTGTGCCGCAACCAGAGCGTTCTGGACTGGACGGTCACGGTCAGCGACGGGCTCGAGGGCGGCGCGTTCCGTGACGGCGCCGGCGACTGGGTGCAGGGCTGGACGGTGCGCGGGCCGGTCAGTCGCATCGACGTCACCGTGCGCGGCACGGTCGAGACGCACGACCGTTCGGGCATCCTGCGCGGCAACCGCGAGGGGATCCCCGTCACCGCCTGGCTGGACGAGACCGCGCCCACCCGTCCCGATACGGTGCTGCGCGAGATGGCGGCGGCGGGCGACGGGGCCGACGCGCTGGCGCTGGCGCACGACCTGTCGGCGCGCGTCGCGGCGGCGATCGCCTATCGGCCCGGCGCCACCCATGCCCACACCACCGCCGCCGAGGCCCTCGCGCTGGGCGAAGGCGTCTGCCAGGACCACGCGCACGCGCTGATCGCGCTGGCGCGTCTGCGGGATCTGCCGGCGCGCTATGTCTCGGGCTACCTGTTCGCCGATGCCGAGGGCACCGCGCACGAGGCCGCCCACGCCTGGGCCGAGATCTGGATCGACACGCTCGGCTGGGTCGGTTTCGACCCCGCGAACCGCTGCTGTCCGGATGAACGCTACATCCGGCTGGGCTGCGGCGCCGATGCCAGGGCGGCGGCACCGATCCGCGGCATCGCCCGCGGCGGGGCACGCGAAGTGATGGAAATCGCCGTTGCGGTCGCCGCGGCGCAGCAGTAG
- a CDS encoding peptidase has product MTYCVGLLLKAGMVLLSDTRTNAGLDNIATYRKMFTFEVPGERAVVLLTAGSLSVTQTTIARLRESIEHPETDGARSILAAQTMLEVAEIVGNTLASVRQDIDGKMSASKVSVSASMIVAGQRKGGAMRMFLIYPEGNFIEATEDTPYLQIGEHKYGKPILDRVVTPDTSLEDARKAVLLSMDSTLRSNLSVGMPLDYCVIERDACTVSQVQRIEAQDEDFRAMSQAWSNALRDGFQKIRI; this is encoded by the coding sequence ATGACCTATTGCGTCGGTTTGCTTCTGAAGGCGGGCATGGTCTTGCTGTCCGACACGCGCACCAACGCAGGCCTGGACAACATCGCCACCTATCGCAAGATGTTCACCTTCGAGGTGCCGGGTGAGCGCGCTGTTGTGCTGCTGACCGCGGGCAGCCTGTCGGTGACGCAGACCACCATCGCCCGTCTGCGCGAGTCGATCGAACACCCCGAAACCGACGGCGCGCGCTCGATCCTGGCCGCGCAGACCATGCTGGAGGTGGCCGAGATCGTCGGCAACACGCTGGCCTCGGTCCGCCAGGACATCGACGGCAAGATGAGCGCCTCGAAGGTCAGCGTCTCGGCCTCGATGATCGTCGCCGGTCAGCGCAAGGGCGGCGCGATGCGCATGTTCCTGATCTACCCCGAGGGGAATTTCATCGAGGCGACCGAGGACACGCCCTATCTGCAGATCGGCGAGCACAAATACGGCAAGCCGATCCTGGACCGCGTGGTGACGCCCGACACCTCGCTCGAGGATGCGCGCAAGGCGGTGCTGCTGTCGATGGATTCCACGCTGCGCTCGAACCTGTCGGTGGGGATGCCGCTGGATTACTGCGTGATCGAACGCGATGCCTGCACCGTCAGTCAGGTGCAGCGGATCGAGGCCCAGGACGAGGATTTCCGCGCCATGTCGCAGGCCTGGTCCAACGCCCTGCGCGACGGGTTCCAGAAGATCCGCATCTGA